In Felis catus isolate Fca126 chromosome E1, F.catus_Fca126_mat1.0, whole genome shotgun sequence, the following proteins share a genomic window:
- the LOC123382040 gene encoding 40S ribosomal protein SA-like codes for MGAFRDTQGGVPTGIVLRSCRNLKGNFTMSGALYVPQMKEEDVLKFLATGARLGGTHPDFRYIYKRKGDEWYLHHKSEENLGEKLPLAAHAVVAIENPAGISVTSSRSPDQRAVLKCAAGATPVAGRFALEPSPSRSGKPPQSHVMLGLYFYRDREDMEKQAQAAAEKVVTKEDFRGKWTAPAPEFTATPPEVADWSAGVLVRSGPTQQFPAEDWGAQPPPKTGLRLPLLRPLNG; via the coding sequence atggGAGCTTTCCGGGACACCCAGGGAGGGGTCCCTACGGGCATTGTTTTGCGCTCCTGTCGTAACTTAAAGGGAAATTTCACAATGTCCGGAGCCCTTTATGTCCCGCAAATGAAGGAGGAGGATGTCCTCAAATTTCTTGCAACAGGAGCCCGCTTAGGTGGCACCCACCCTGACTTCCGGTACATCTACAAAAGGAAAGGGGATGAATGGTATCTCCATCATAAATCCGAAGAGAACCTGGGAGAGAAACTTCCACTGGCAGCTCATGCCGTTGTTGCCATTGAAAACCCAGCTGGCATCAGCGTCACATCGTCCAGGAGTCCTGACCAGCGAGCCGTGCTGAAGTGTGCCGCAGGGGCCACCCCTGTTGCTGGCCGCTTCGCTCTGGAACCTTCCCCATCCAGATCCGGGAAGCCTCCCCAGAGCCACGTCATGCTTGGTCTCTACTTCTACAGAGATCGTGAAGACATGGAAAAGCAAGCGCAGGCCGCTGCTGAAAAGGTTGTGACCAAGGAGGACTTTCGGGGTAAATGGACGGCTCCAGCTCCTGAGTTCACGGCTACTCCACCGGAAGTCGCAGACTGGTCCGCAGGCGTGCTGGTGCGCTCTGGGCCCACTCAGCAGTTCCCTGCCGAAGACTGGGGCGCCCAGCCACCACCGAAGACTGGTCTGCGGCTCCCACTGCTCAGGCCACTGAATGGATAG
- the NAGLU gene encoding alpha-N-acetylglucosaminidase, whose protein sequence is MGAAVAGVLGFLLLAAAGGSAGDEAREAAAVRALLARLLGPGRAAAFSVSVERALAAESGLDTYRLSGGGAGARVRVVGSTGVAAAAGLHRYLRDFCGCHVAWSGSQLRLPEPLPAVPEELTEATPNRYRYYQNVCTHSYSFVWWDWARWEKELDWMALNGINLALAWSGQEAIWQRVYLALGLTQSEIDEYFTGPAFLAWGRMGNLHTWGGPLPPSWHLKQLYLQHRILDRMRSFGMTPVLPAFAGHVPKAITRVFPQVNVTQLGSWGHFNCSYSCSFLLAPEDPLFPIIGSLFLRELTKEFGTDHIYGADTFNEMQPPSSEPSYLASATASVYQAMVTVDPDAVWLLQGWLFQHQPQFWGPAQVSAVLGAVPRGRLLVLDLFAESQPVYIRTASFQGQPFIWCMLHNFGGNHGLFGALEAVNRGPAAARLFPNSTMVGTGMAPEGIGQNEVVYALMAELGWRKDPVADLEAWVTGFAARRYGVSHGNTEAAWRLLLRSVYNCSGEACTGHNRSPLVRRPSLKMTTTVWYNRSDVFEAWRLLLTTTPSLATSPTFRYDLLDVTRQAAQELVSLYYGEARTAYLNKELVPLLRAAGILVYELLPSLDKVLASDSRFLLGSWLEQARAAAVSEAEAHFYEQNSRYQLTLWGPEGNILDYANKQLAGLVADYYTPRWRLFMEMLVESLVRGVPFQQHQFDQNAFQLEQTFVLSTQRYPSQPHGDTVDLAKKLFLRYYPRLVAGSL, encoded by the exons ATGGGGGCCGCTGTGGCTGGGGTCCTGGGCTTCCTGCTCCTGGCCGCCGCGGGGGGCTCGGCTGGGGACGAGGCCCGGGAGGCGGCGGCCGTGCGGGCGCTGCTGGCCCGGCTGCTGGGGCCCGGGCGGGCGGCCGCCTTCTCGGTGTCGGTGGAGCGCGCCCTGGCGGCCGAGTCCGGCCTGGACACCTACCGCCTGAGCGGCGGCGGCGCCGGGGCGCGAGTGCGGGTGGTCGGCTCCACCGGCGTGGCCGCTGCCGCGGGGCTGCACCGCTACCTGCGCGACTTCTGCGGCTGCCACGTGGCCTGGTCGGGCTCTCAGCTGCGCCTGCCCGAGCCGCTGCCCGCAGTGCCCGAGGAGCTGACCGAGGCCACGCCCAACAG GTACCGCTATTACCAGAATGTGTGCACGCACAGCTACTCCTTCGTGTGGTGGGACTGGGCCCGCTGGGAGAAGGAGCTGGACTGGATGGCACTGAATGGCATCAACCTGGCACTGGCCTGGAGCGGCCAGGAGGCCATCTGGCAGCGG GTGTACCTGGCCTTGGGCCTGACCCAGTCAGAGATCGATGAGTACTTCACTGGCCCTGCCTTCCTGGCCTGGGGGCGCATGGGCAACCTGCACACCTGGGgtggccccctgcccccctcctggcACCTCAAACAGCTTTACCTACAG CATCGGATCCTGGACCGGATGCGCTCCTTCGGCATGACCCCAGTGTTACCTGCATTTGCAGGACATGTCCCCAAGGCTATCACCAG GGTGTTCCCTCAGGTCAATGTCACCCAGCTGGGCAGCTGGGGACACTTCAACTGCTCCtactcctgctccttcctcctggcTCCGGAAGATCCTCTATTCCCTATTATTGGGAGCCTCTTCCTGCGGGAACTGACCAAAGAGTTTGGCACGGACCACATCTACGGGGCCGACACTTTCAACGAGATGCAGCCCCCCTCCTCGGAGCCCTCCTACCTTGCCTCAGCCACAGCCTCTGTCTACCAGGCCATGGTCACAG TGGACCCTGACGCCGTGTGGCTGCTCCAAGGTTGGCTTTTCCAGCACCAGCCCCAGTTCTGGGGGCCTGCCCAGGTGAGCGCCGTGCTGGGGGCCGTACCCCGTGGCCGCCTCTTGGTTCTGGACCTGTTTGCTGAGAGCCAGCCTGTGTACATCCGTACAGCCTCCTTCCAGGGCCAGCCCTTTATTTGGTGCATGCTGCATAACTTTGGGGGCAACCACGGTCTGTTCGGGGCCCTGGAGGCCGTGAACCGAGGTCCTGCCGCTGCCCGCCTCTTCCCCAATTCCACCATGGTAGGTACAGGCATGGCCCCGGAGGGTATTGGCCAGAACGAAGTGGTCTATGCCCTGATGGCGGAGCTGGGCTGGCGGAAGGACCCAGTGGCAGATTTGGAGGCCTGGGTGACTGGTTTTGCGGCCCGTCGGTATGGGGTCTCCCACGGAAATACGGAGGCCGCCTGGAGGCTACTTCTCAGGAGCGTCTACAACTGCTCTGGTGAGGCCTGCACTGGGCACAATCGCAGCCCCCTGGTCAGGAGGCCGTCCCTGAAGATGACTACCACTGTCTGGTACAATCGATCAGATGTGTTTGAGGCCTGGCGGCTGCTGCTAACAACCACTCCCAGCCTGGCCACTAGCCCCACCTTCCGCTACGACCTGCTGGACGTCACTCGCCAGGCGGCCCAGGAGCTGGTCAGCTTGTACTATGGGGAGGCGAGGACGGCCTACCTGAACAAGGAGCTGGTTCCCCTGCTGAGGGCGGCGGGCATCCTGGTCTACGAGCTTCTGCCCTCGCTGGACAAGGTGCTGGCTAGTGACAGCCGCTTCCTGCTGGGCAGTTGGCTGGAGCAGGCTCGGGCAGCGGCCGTCAGTGAGGCCGAGGCCCATTTCTATGAGCAGAACAGCCGCTACCAGCTGACCCTGTGGGGGCCCGAGGGCAATATCCTGGACTACGCGAACAAGCAGCTGGCGGGGCTGGTGGCTGACTACTATACCCCGCGCTGGCGGCTCTTCATGGAGATGCTGGTGGAGAGCCTGGTCCGAGGCGTTCCCTTCCAACAGCACCAGTTTGACCAGAATGCCTTCCAGCTGGAGCAGACCTTTGTCCTCAGCACACAAAGGTATCCTAGCCAGCCCCACGGTGACACTGTGGACCTGGCCAAAAAGCTCTTCCTCAGATATTACCCCCGGTTGGTGGCTGGCTCCTTGTGA
- the HSD17B1 gene encoding 17-beta-hydroxysteroid dehydrogenase type 1 codes for MDRTVVLITGCSSGIGLHLALRLASDPSRRFKVYATLRDLRAQGPLREAAQSRGCPPGSLEMLELDVRDADSVAAARARVTEGRVDVLVCNAGRGLLGPLEVQEAGAVGSVLDVNVAGTVRTLQAFLPDMKRRRSGRVLVTGSMGGLMGLPFNAVYCASKFAIEGLCESLAVLLPPFGVHVSLIECGPVRTAFQEKLEGGPGGALDGADAETRDLFSRYQRHLERIFHEAAQDPEEVTEVFLAALRAPRPALRYFSTERFLPLVRMRVTDPSGRSYVAAMHRAVFADEPAEESAADLGGPALGAPPAAPQ; via the exons ATGGACCGCACTGTGGTGCTCATCACGGGCTGCTCCTCCGGCATCGGCCTGCACCTGGCTCTGCGTCTGGCATCCGACCCCTCTCGGAGATTCAAAG TGTATGCCACGCTGCGGGACCTGAGGGCCCAGGGCCCGCTGCGGGAGGCGGCCCAGTCCCGAGGGTGCCCTCCTGGCTCCCTGGAGATGTTAGAGCTGGATGTGAGGGACGCAGATTCCGTGGCCGCTGCCCGGGCGCGCGTGACCGAGGGCCGCGTGGACGTGCTGG TGTGTAATGCGGGCCGGGGCCTGCTCGGGCCGCTGGAGGTGCAGGAGGCTGGCGCCGTCGGGTCTGTGCTGGACGTGAACGTGGCAGGGACGGTGCGGACACTGCAGGCCTTCCTGCCGGACATGAAGCGCCGCCGCTCGGGACGCGTATTGGTGACGGGGAGCATGGGTGGCTTGATGG GGCTGCCATTCAACGCCGTTTACTGCGCCAGCAAGTTTGCGATCGAAGGTCTATGCGAGAGTTTGGCGGTTCTGCTGCCGCCCTTCGGGGTCCA CGTGAGCCTCATCGAGTGCGGCCCGGTGCGCACCGCCTTTCAGGAGAAGCTGGAGGGCGGCCCGGGCGGAGCGCTGGACGGCGCGGACGCCGAGACCCGCGACCTCTTCTCCCGCTACCAGCGCCATTTGGAGCGGATCTTCCACGAGGCGGCGCAGGACCCGGAGGAGGTGACCGAG GTCTTCCTCGCCGCGCtgcgcgccccgcgccccgcgctgCGCTACTTCAGCACGGAGCGCTTCCTGCCCCTGGTGCGCATGCGTGTCACCGACCCCAGCGGCCGCAGCTACGTCGCCGCCATGCACCGCGCGGTGTTCGCCGACGAGCCCGCCGAGGAGTCCGCTGCCGACCTGGGCGGCCCCGCGCTCGGCGCTCCTCCCGCCGCCCCGCAATAA